The genomic stretch GAAGCGTGCCCGGGCGCACAGTGCGCGTCGATCAGACAGCCTTCAAACGCGGCCTTGACCGCATCGAGATGCGTGCTTGCGCGGGCGCTGAGTTCGTCGTCTACGTCGGCCAGTTCCAGAACGGTGTTCACCAGCATGCAGCCCCATTGCGATCTGTCGCTTCCAGTGCCAAGGAAGTTGCGCACAAAGAAACCTTGCAGCGCTTCGAGCGGCGGCAGCTCGCTTCGCGACCGGTTAATCATGTCGATCGAGCGCTGGGCAAACAGGTCCAGACAGGCCAGAAACAGGCTGCGCTTATCCACAAACGTGGCGTAGAAGCTGCTGCGGCTGATTGCCATGGTTTCGAGCAGATCGGCCAGCGACGTTGCCTGGTAGCCCTTGCGCCAGAACAGAATCAGCGCGCTGTTTCGCGCCGTTGCTGGATTGAATTCGATCGTACGAGCCATGGATTAATAGTGGAACGTGCGGTCCAGAATGTCAAACGCCGGGTGATCTTCGGTTCCCGACCGGGGCGTGGGCGTCTGACTTTCCGCGGGCAGGGGCGCCGGATCAACGGTGGGGGGCCGCACGACTTCGTGCTGCCGTGCGGCAGTTCAAGCTCCGCAGCCGTCATTGCACTCCGCCTGCGATCAGCTAGATTGAGATGCAGGGGGGCGCGACGAGTGTGCGTGCTCCTGACCTGCTTGGTTACCTCGATTGGGGGACATCATGAAGCGGACAAGCGAACTATTTCCGGGGGTGCTCATTGCATTCGCCGTAGTGTCGGCATTGGGCGTGCGGCCGGCATTCGGGCAAGCGGGCAGTTACGTCGGGCCGGCGGTGACGATTGGCAAGGGTGAGGCATACGCCATGGTCCGTACCGGCGCGGACGGTGCGGTGACGTCGATCGGCGTGGTGATGACGGCGGCTGCGCTCGAGGGGTTACCGGCAGCAGCACCGGGCGAGCATTCTGATTTTCCCTACGAGCTGCCAATGCCGGCGACCGGACCGAAGACCGTTGTCGATCACGTGGTGGTGAACTGGGAGGCGGCCGGTCATGCACCGTCGAAGGTGTACGACGTGCCGCACTTTGACTTCCATTTCTACGTGGTGGATCGCGAGGCGGTGGAGAAGGTTGTGTTTTCGAGCCCGGATGCGTCCGGTGCCCCGGACCAGCAACCGCCCGCAGAGCTGATGGCGACAGGTTACGTGCTGCCGCCGGGAACGGCGAAGTCGAAGATGGGCGTGCATGCGGTCAACCCGGCAGGCGGGGAGTTTCAGCAGCAGCCATTCAACACGGCGTTCATCTACGGCTATTACAACAAACGGCTGACCTTCATCGAGCCGATGGTCTCGCTGGCGTATCTGAAATCGAAACCGTCGGTTTCGCTGCCGGTGTCACGGCCGGCGAAGTATTCCTGGCCCGGTGCCTATCCGTCTTCGTATCGGGTTGCGTTTGACGAAGCACGTCAGGCGTATGAGGTCTCGCTGGAGGAGCTTCGCTGAGGCGCCCCCCCGCGTGCACGGCGAGTCAGCGCAGTCCGGTGCTCGGGCCATGATCTGCTGCGCCGTAGCGCTGGGGCTTTCTTTAGGGGGGCTTCTTCAGGCTCTGAGCTTCAGGCCGGTCATGTTGGCAGCGCAGCCTGTGTCGTGGAGAGGGCCTGGCCAGTGGTGGAGATCGACGTTCTCTGGAATCTGTTGAGTCTGTGCAAGCCGGAAATTACCGAAACGCGGGTCGGCGGTGACCTCTTTGTCGATCCAGTGGGGCAGCACGATCGGCGTGCCCTCGTGCGGTAGTTCGATCTCTGCTACGACGAGCCCGGCATGCTTGCCCTCGAAGACATCCACCTCGAAGGTCTGGGTATGGAAATGAATCAGGTAGCGTGTTTTGCGAATGATGCGATCGTTGCAGTGCGCCGAAAGCATCCGAACGGCATCAGCGATGGGAATGGGGTACTCAAACTCGTCACGGGTGATCCCGGAGCGTGGTCCCTTGATGGTCAGAAAGGCATGGTCTGCGCGAATCCTGACACGCGTGCTCATTGCTCCTTGCTCTTTGGCGACATAGCCCTGAACGATGTTTTCGCCCTGAGCATCCTGCAAGAACCTGATGTCGCGCACGAGGAACTTGCGTTCAATCTCGATTGCCATTTGGGGGCTGCCGCTTTTGCTTTTGAGTAAATGGATTCTAGCAGATGGCGGAGTGGCAAAATTGACCTTGATCAGAGAAGCGCTCCCCCGGTTTTTTTTGCGCCGGGGGCGTGCCTGTGCAAACCATGTACCCGTCAGTTGCGGCGTTCGACCAGTTCCCGGACCGGTGCGGGTAGCAGGGCGCGCAGGCGATTGCTGATTGCGCTTTCGTGGCGCTGCCAGACGATGCCCAGATAAACGACGGCGAGACCGATGAGGGTGAGGACGACCGGAAACAGCATGCTGTCCTTGAACACTTCGTTTGCCAGGTGTGCGAGGTAACCCGCCGCGCCCAGTCCGCCGAACACGGCAAAGACCCTGCGCGAGAGGGCTGCGCCGACGGCGATCATGATCAGGTTGATGCACAGGTAGATGAATTTGCTGAGCTCGCTGTCGGAATTCATCGACGACAGCCCGCCCCAGAACGCGATGACGCCAAACAGATAGAGCCAGAAGGCGTAGTCCCTGACGTGCCGGGTTCGTACGTCCACCCAGAACGCGAGCAGGACCATGAACAGGCCAAACCAGAGCGAAACCAGTTTGCGCAACGCCCATCCGTGGTCGGCGTCGGCCGCGAGGAAGGGGGCGAGGTCCATGCTCATGTACCAGAGCGTGACGGCAACCGGCATGACGAGGAAGGGCAGGCGATAGCGCCATAGCATGATCACTCCGCTCGCCAGGGTGGCGAACTCCATGAGCATCCAGCGCCAGTCGATGTGCGTATGGTATTCGCGGAAGACGCGGCCATCAGCCCAGAAGCCGAGGGCGGATTGCAGTCCATAGACCGCCAGGGGCGTAAGGGCGACAGCAAAGGTCGCCGTGATGCCGGCGGGGATCGGCAGGCGGTGGCGCTTGAGGAAGGATTCGGTGAGCCACAGGCCTGCGCCGGCATAGGCCAGTGCGATGAAGAACAGGCCCCATCCACCGAAGCGCTCCCAGCCGATGTTCATGAACAGGCTCATCGCACCGATCGCGATCAGTCCGCCAAGGTAGTAAAGGATGTGGGTGGCGCGAAAACTCGGGGTATTGCTGCCCTGGGCTAGCAGGAAGGTCCAGAGCTGGTCTGCCTGCTGCTCGGTAATCAGGCCCTTCGTGGTCGCATCCTTGAGGAGGCCCCGGTTCAATTCCATGCTGACTCCCGGAAGACAAAAACGTCATTGCGCACTAGTTTGTCATACATGGGCCTGATTCTTCGAGCCGTCGGGCCGCGCGCATTCCATTCATGGAGCGTGCCCGCATCGGTCACTTTCGGTGCTGCGCAAGGAACGCGCGTATGCCCGTTTGCCTGGGGGCGCTGCCGGAGCATGCGGACTGAGATTGACACGCAGTGTGAGGTGTCACGATAATCCACGCCTTCTGCGGGAGAGAGAGCTGCGAACATGCAGTCTCCGCCGAAGGCGCAAGCTCCCATAATCGCTCAGGCATACGGAACCGCAGAGATCATTCGCCGACTGGAGAGCAGTCGAGAGTCACCCCGGTGGCTTTCGTCTCACCGAAGGGGCTGGCCCTGAAAAGGGCTGAAACTCTCAGGTAAAAGGACAGGGGGAGAGGCGCAACGGACCACGCACGCGTGCGTGATTCGTCTTCCAACGGAGTCGCCCCCTGATGTACCAGAGCCTTGCAAACCTTTTCCAGCCCCTGGCTGCGCAAAAGGTAGACCTTCTGCTTTTCATCTATCTGATTGCCATCGCCGCCGAAGCCATGTCTGGCGCACTTGCTGCAGGCCGTCGCAACATGGACATATTCGGTGTTGCCGTGATTGCCTTCGTGACCGCGCTCGGCGGCGGCACCATCCGCGACGTGGTGCTGGGCAATTACCCGATTGGCTGGACGCAACACCCTGCGTACGTCTATCTGGTGATCTCGGCGGGGCTGCTCACGACCCTGATCGCGCCGTACATCCATCGCATGAAGCGCGCCTTCCTGATCTTCGATGCGATGGGCCTGATTGCCTTCTCGCTCATTGGTTGCAACGTCGCCCTCAACCTGGATTATCCGATCGTCGTCGTTGTGATGTCAGGGATGCTGACCGGGATCTGCGGCGGCATTCTGCGCGACGTGCTGTGCAACCAGGTGCCGGTCGTGTTCCGGCGCGAGCTCTATGCGAGCGTTTCGCTCACTGTGTGCGCCTTGTTCCTCGTGCTGCGCGCAGCCGGGCTCGATTCCGATCTCAATACCGCGATCTGTTTCGTTGGCGGATTCATGTTCCGCATGCTTGCGATCCAGTTCAGCTGGCGCCTGCCGACCTTCTCCTACCAGCAGCGCTGGGACTAGTGCGGGCGCGTTTCTGAATGCCTGCGGGGATATGGCCGCCTTGACCCCGCACCTTTCGCAAACTAGCCTCAGTAGTGTGTGTTCGATGAACTTTCAGCAAATTTGCTGAAGCTCGAGCAGGTTCCAGGCTCATCGTAAGCGTTTGGGCAACAGGGCATTGCTGCATCTTTCACACTGAATCTGGTATGGCCGGTCGAGCCTGCAGGCTGACTTTCTGGCTGTCAATTGCCGCTTGATAACCCAAACCTGCAAAGGAGGACATCATGGCAAACTGGCAGATCGAAGGGCAGTACATGGAGACATGCAACTGTACCTATCTGTGCCCCTGCGCAGCGTCGAACCTGACCGCGCAGCCCACTGAAGGCGACTGCAAGGCCGCCATTGCGATGCACATCACCAAGGGGGAGAAGGACGGGCTCAAGCTCGACGGGCTGTCCTTCGTCGTGATGCTGCATTCGCCCCACGCGATGGCGGAGGGCAACATGGTGGTGGGCCTGATTGTCGATGAGAGTGCGTCGGACGCGCAGGTGGAGGCAATCAGCGCCATCGCAACCGGCGCCGCCGGCGGGCCGATGGCAAACCTTGCGCCCCTGGTCGGCAGCATGGCGGGGGTCGAGCGACGGCCGGTTACTTTCGACGTCGATGGCATGAACTTTGCCGTCAAGGCTGGTGAGCTGGTCGACCAGGCTTGCGAAGGGGTCGCCAGCGGCGTGCGTCCGGACGAGCCGCTCTTCCTTGAGAACACCGTGCATCCGGTCAGCAGCCGGCTGGCGCTGGCCAAGGCGACACGCTCCATCTTCAACGTGTTCGGGATCAACTGGTCGGATACCAGCGGCACGCGCAACGCCCACTTTGCACCCTTCGCATGGACAGCTTGAGCGCTGCCCGTCACGGCGGCGGTATCGAGGCGGTTCTGCGCAAGGATCGCTGGCTCGCCATGCTCGGGCTTGGCGCGGTGGTGTTGCTGTCGTGGCTCTACCTGTGGCACAGCGCGGCGGGAATGGATCACGCAGGCATGGCAATGGCGAGCATGCCGCGCGCGACGGATGCCACTGCGCTGCTTCTCACCTTTGTGATGTGGACGGTGATGATGGCCGGCATGATGCTTCCCAGCGCAGCCCCCACCATCCTCATGTACGGCACCCTGGTTCGAAAGAACGGTGCAGTTGGCAAGATCCTGCCGGGCGTGTGGGTCTTTGCCGCCGGCTATCTGCTGATGTGGGCGCTGTTCAGCGTCGCGGCCACGCTGCTGCAGGCGGGGCTTGAATATGCGTCGCTGCTTACGCCTGAGATGGCAACGGCGAGCGCCGGGCTTGGCGCCGTGGCCTTAATTGCAGCCGGGGTCTATCAACTTACACCGTTCAAGGAGGCCTGCCTCGGCAAGTGCCGCAACCCGCTCCAGTTCTTCATGACGCGTTGGCGTGACGGGACGGGCGGTGCGTTCAGAATGGGGCTCGAACACGGCGCCTGGTGCGTCGGCTGTTGCTGGGCGCTGATGCTGCTGCTCTTCGTGGCCGGCGTCATGAATCTCGTCTGGGTCGCCCTGATCGCCGCCTTCGTCTTCGTCGAGAAGGTGTTCCCCGGCGCCCGCATGCTTACGCGCGCCTCGAGTGCCGCACTGATCCTGGCAGGATTGTTCCTGCTCACGAGGATCTAGTTCGCAAGCTTTCCACAGTGCAGTGATGTGTCGCTTAGGCGGTGTGCCTGTCGCGCTCAGAACAGTCGAGATGTCTCCAGGCGCCTGACAGGGTGGCGTTCATGTGCCGATGGAACCGCCATTTCAGTCCGGATAGGTCAGTGAGTGGGTCGATTTTCGTCGGCTTGTGATCGTGCTCTCAATCGCGACTGTCATGAAGCCCATATCAATATGCTGTTAGAAAGTCAATGTGTTATTTGCATAATATTGTTTGAACCAATGATACGTTTCTGGTAGGTTTCAAATCGCTATGACATAGCCAAATTGATTGAATTTGGCATTGCTTGGCAAGGTCACAGCACATGCAAGCGATGTGAATGGTTACTTACCGTGCCAGTCAGGGCGCCTGCGCTATCCCATGTTCAGGAGAAACGAGAAGATGAATAAGCAGTTGGTCGGCCTTTTTGCCGTGGCCGCGCTGATGACAGGGTGCGCCACACCGTATTCCGAAGCTCCGATATCGAGCAACTTTCCGACGACCAAGCAACTCCAGCTGAGAACTGCTGGGCATTGGACGACGATCGCGCAGGACGTCGCGAACCAGCTGACCGCCCGTCTTCCTGAGAAGGCAAAGGTCTATGTGAAGGTGCCCGCAAAGAGCACACCGTTCGAACAGGCGTTCTCTGGCCAACTGACGACTTCGCTGACCAATGCCGGTTATGCAGTGATGAAGTACCCGGACGGTGCTCTGCTGGTCGAGGTGGATACGCAGGCCGTGAAGTTCTCGGCAGAGCGGCCCCGTCACCAGTATGCCGGTACCGCGACAACGCTTGGTGCCGGTCTCTGGGCTATTCATGATGTCGTGATCAACACCTCGCCGGGCGCTGGTGCGATGCTCGGCCTGGCCGCCATCGATGCAATGACTTGGTTCAGGTCAGAGGTGTCCTCCGGCGCGGCGCCGCGGACCGAGATCATTGTCAGCGCGAGCGTTTCCAACGCGAATCAGTACCTTGCACGCACGACCAGCGTCTATTACATCGCTGAGGATGATCACGGCGCGCACAGTTCGCTGTACGGCGCTGGCAGCGATGGTGCAGCCCGGTTGAAGACCTTTGAAGTGAAGGGGGCTGAATGATGGTGCAACACACATTTCTCAAGGCTGCGTGTGTTGCGGTGTTGAGTCTGGCAATTGCGGGCTGTTCGACCGAAAGTTCGGTTGCGCGAAAGACTGCAACCTACGAAGAAGC from Parazoarcus communis encodes the following:
- a CDS encoding CYTH domain-containing protein; translated protein: MAIEIERKFLVRDIRFLQDAQGENIVQGYVAKEQGAMSTRVRIRADHAFLTIKGPRSGITRDEFEYPIPIADAVRMLSAHCNDRIIRKTRYLIHFHTQTFEVDVFEGKHAGLVVAEIELPHEGTPIVLPHWIDKEVTADPRFGNFRLAQTQQIPENVDLHHWPGPLHDTGCAANMTGLKLRA
- a CDS encoding DUF5602 domain-containing protein — protein: MKRTSELFPGVLIAFAVVSALGVRPAFGQAGSYVGPAVTIGKGEAYAMVRTGADGAVTSIGVVMTAAALEGLPAAAPGEHSDFPYELPMPATGPKTVVDHVVVNWEAAGHAPSKVYDVPHFDFHFYVVDREAVEKVVFSSPDASGAPDQQPPAELMATGYVLPPGTAKSKMGVHAVNPAGGEFQQQPFNTAFIYGYYNKRLTFIEPMVSLAYLKSKPSVSLPVSRPAKYSWPGAYPSSYRVAFDEARQAYEVSLEELR
- a CDS encoding DUF1326 domain-containing protein codes for the protein MANWQIEGQYMETCNCTYLCPCAASNLTAQPTEGDCKAAIAMHITKGEKDGLKLDGLSFVVMLHSPHAMAEGNMVVGLIVDESASDAQVEAISAIATGAAGGPMANLAPLVGSMAGVERRPVTFDVDGMNFAVKAGELVDQACEGVASGVRPDEPLFLENTVHPVSSRLALAKATRSIFNVFGINWSDTSGTRNAHFAPFAWTA
- a CDS encoding trimeric intracellular cation channel family protein, which gives rise to MYQSLANLFQPLAAQKVDLLLFIYLIAIAAEAMSGALAAGRRNMDIFGVAVIAFVTALGGGTIRDVVLGNYPIGWTQHPAYVYLVISAGLLTTLIAPYIHRMKRAFLIFDAMGLIAFSLIGCNVALNLDYPIVVVVMSGMLTGICGGILRDVLCNQVPVVFRRELYASVSLTVCALFLVLRAAGLDSDLNTAICFVGGFMFRMLAIQFSWRLPTFSYQQRWD
- a CDS encoding TetR/AcrR family transcriptional regulator — translated: MARTIEFNPATARNSALILFWRKGYQATSLADLLETMAISRSSFYATFVDKRSLFLACLDLFAQRSIDMINRSRSELPPLEALQGFFVRNFLGTGSDRSQWGCMLVNTVLELADVDDELSARASTHLDAVKAAFEGCLIDAHCAPGHASELADLLMLLNEGVRVSSRRNLPRDQITAAIDTTFRLIRRDLG
- a CDS encoding DUF2157 domain-containing protein, which gives rise to MELNRGLLKDATTKGLITEQQADQLWTFLLAQGSNTPSFRATHILYYLGGLIAIGAMSLFMNIGWERFGGWGLFFIALAYAGAGLWLTESFLKRHRLPIPAGITATFAVALTPLAVYGLQSALGFWADGRVFREYHTHIDWRWMLMEFATLASGVIMLWRYRLPFLVMPVAVTLWYMSMDLAPFLAADADHGWALRKLVSLWFGLFMVLLAFWVDVRTRHVRDYAFWLYLFGVIAFWGGLSSMNSDSELSKFIYLCINLIMIAVGAALSRRVFAVFGGLGAAGYLAHLANEVFKDSMLFPVVLTLIGLAVVYLGIVWQRHESAISNRLRALLPAPVRELVERRN
- a CDS encoding DUF2182 domain-containing protein — protein: MDSLSAARHGGGIEAVLRKDRWLAMLGLGAVVLLSWLYLWHSAAGMDHAGMAMASMPRATDATALLLTFVMWTVMMAGMMLPSAAPTILMYGTLVRKNGAVGKILPGVWVFAAGYLLMWALFSVAATLLQAGLEYASLLTPEMATASAGLGAVALIAAGVYQLTPFKEACLGKCRNPLQFFMTRWRDGTGGAFRMGLEHGAWCVGCCWALMLLLFVAGVMNLVWVALIAAFVFVEKVFPGARMLTRASSAALILAGLFLLTRI